Proteins from a genomic interval of Cottoperca gobio chromosome 8, fCotGob3.1, whole genome shotgun sequence:
- the LOC115011945 gene encoding GDP-L-fucose synthase-like has product MASESKAGPMRVLVTGGSGLLGKAIEHVVQQQGGKLEGEEWIFLSSKDADLVDVGQTRAVFEKYRPTHVVHLAAKVGGLYQHMRENLHFLRDNIKMNDNVLQTAHEMGVSKVVSCLSSCIFPDKTTYPIDETMIHNGPPHDSNFGYSHAKRMIDVQNRAYFQQYGHRYTAVIPTNVFGPFDNFNIENGHVLSALINKTYKAKKEGTPVTVCGSGAPRRQFVYSLDVGRLIIWVLREYEEIDPIILSVGGEDEISIKEAVDFIAEALDFKGNMHFDTTLSDGQMKKTANNAKLRRYLPDFTFTPLKEAIKMTCDWFVDNPDIART; this is encoded by the exons ATGGCGTCAGAAAGCAAAGCGGGGCCTATGCGTGTCCTGGTGACTGGTGGATCTGGGTTGTTGGGAAAAGCCATCGAGCATGTGGTGCAGCAGCAAGGTGGGAAACTGGAAGGAGAAGAATGGATCTTCCTCTCTTCTAAGGATGCTGATCTTGT AGATGTTGGGCAGACCAGGGCTGTGTTTGAGAAGTATCGTCCCACTCATGTCGTCCACCTGGCTGCAAAGGTCGGAGGACTCTATCAGCACATGAGGGAGAACCTGCACTTTCTG AGGGACAACATCAAAATGAATGACAATGTGCTACAAACAGCTCACGAAATGGGCGTCTCCAAGGTAGTGTCTTGCCTGTCCAGTTGTATCTTCCCCGACAAAACCACATACCCCATCGATGAGACCAtg ATACACAACGGACCACCGCATGACTCCAACTTTGGATACTCGCATGCTAAAAGGATGATTGATGTTCAGAACAG GGCCTACTTTCAGCAGTATGGTCATCGGTACACAGCGGTCATCCCGACCAATGTGTTCGGCCCCTTTGACAACTTCAACATAGAAAATGGTCACGTGCTGTCGGCTCTCATTAACAAGACGTACAAGGCCAAAA aggaaggAACTCCTGTGACTGTATGTGGCTCTGGAGCTCCGAGGAGACAGTTTGTCTACTCTCTG GATGTGGGTCGTCTAATCATTTGGGTCCTGAGAGAATATGAAGAGATTGACCCCATTATCCTCTCTG TGGGTGGAGAGGATGAAATCTCAATCAAAGAGGCCGTGGACTTTATTGCAGAGGCTCTGGACTTCAAGGGCAACATGCAC TTTGACACCACCCTGTCTGATGGCCAGATGAAGAAGACCGCCAACAATGCCAAGCTAAGACGCTACCTCCCGGACTTCACCTTTACACCGCTTAAAGAAG CAATAAAGATGACCTGCGACTGGTTTGTGGACAACCCTGACATTGCCCGGACATAA